A region from the Helcococcus ovis genome encodes:
- a CDS encoding DsbA family protein, protein MKKIKIVVAALLICLSLAACSIQKNNTNTNVVENNSKELKYIDNGAFYVNNKGIVIPKEDSKKYSKIVEWYFDPLCPYCVVLETEVNSYITDIMGKNTLIKYVPMSFLGRPKGSDETFISYSDTISSNILSIAENDPENGFKYLKEVMSQTFLDKISKLEKKEEQDKVIEEAYTKKLSGKKPDLIKSLFKDSLKIVRNSTKSISKNEELKSKTTSGKISVPLVYIVGEEKALVFEEGKNPRPILEEKLK, encoded by the coding sequence ATGAAAAAAATTAAAATTGTAGTTGCTGCATTGCTAATATGTTTATCTTTAGCAGCATGTTCAATACAAAAAAATAATACAAATACAAATGTTGTAGAAAATAATTCTAAAGAATTAAAATATATTGATAATGGAGCGTTTTATGTTAATAACAAAGGAATTGTGATTCCTAAGGAAGATTCAAAAAAATATTCAAAAATTGTTGAATGGTATTTTGACCCACTTTGTCCGTATTGTGTTGTATTAGAAACAGAAGTTAATTCATATATTACAGATATTATGGGGAAAAACACTTTAATTAAGTATGTGCCAATGTCATTTTTGGGGCGTCCAAAAGGATCGGATGAAACTTTTATTTCATATTCTGATACAATTTCATCAAATATTTTATCTATAGCAGAAAATGATCCGGAAAATGGATTTAAATATTTAAAAGAAGTTATGAGTCAAACGTTTTTGGATAAAATTTCTAAATTAGAAAAAAAAGAAGAACAAGATAAAGTTATTGAAGAAGCTTATACAAAAAAATTATCCGGTAAAAAACCAGACTTAATTAAAAGTTTATTTAAGGATTCGTTAAAGATTGTAAGAAATAGTACAAAATCAATTTCTAAAAATGAAGAGTTAAAATCAAAAACTACATCAGGTAAGATATCAGTTCCTCTTGTATATATAGTTGGGGAGGAAAAAGCTTTAGTATTTGAAGAAGGTAAAAATCCAAGACCAATTTTAGAAGAAAAATTAAAATAA
- a CDS encoding DUF853 family protein, with translation MTNSVVLVKDLSINLSKLNRHGFFTVATGSGKTVT, from the coding sequence ATGACAAATTCAGTTGTTTTAGTTAAAGATTTATCTATAAATTTATCAAAATTAAATAGACATGGATTTTTTACTGTAGCTACAGGTTCGGGTAAAACGGTAACTTAA